From the Vibrio natriegens NBRC 15636 = ATCC 14048 = DSM 759 genome, the window TACCATTTTTTAATGCAAACATTTCGCTTATCTAACTTAAATCTCCGCTATAAGACCGCTTTATACTTCTCACTTGGTTTGCTTGGAATGGTACTAAGTTGTTTATTTATCGTTCGTTATTTTTTCCTGTACAGCGTCAATCAACTAGAAGACATGGAAATAAACCATGCAAACCAGCAAGCACTCGCTGTGGTTGATTTAATGGTCTCCCAACAGACGACTAACTCTTATGACTGGGCATATTGGGATGAAACTTACGATCTGTTTCTAGAAGATCCCGACATCGCAGGTTACACCGAGCGAAACCTGTATATAGAAACGCTTAATTCATTGAATTTGGACATGATGTCGTTTGTCACGCTGTCAGGCCAAGAATTACTCTCACTGGCTCGAGAAAAGTCGTCTACGTTATCGACTAAAGCTGTGCATCATCCGCTCATTCAACAACATATAGCGTCTATGAATCAAAAGTCGGATGCACATCCAACTCACCTTTCTGGGTTATTGAAAATTGATCAATCCATCTGGGGGCTTAGCTTAACCCCGGTAAAAAACAGTGAGAGTAATAGTGCATCAAATGGCTGGTTATTGTGGGGAAGAAACTTAACGTCGCGCTTTCCCGGTGACTTTGATTCTATTCTATTCGCTCAAAACTCATTAATCCCCCTACTATCGTCGGGGGCAGATAATAACCTTATACGAGACATTGAAAAATCTTCGAACTCTATAACCAAAGCTTCGCTACTGAATGACATTGAAGGTTCCCCTATTGCATGGGTAGAAACGGAGATGAAACGTGATTACTACTCTAAAGGTAACGCACTGTTTCTCTACTTATTCGCGACTGTCGGGGTAGTGGCATCAATCATAGCAATGGCCACATTTTTCATTTTCAGAAAAAAAGTGTCAGCTCGATTTAATCACTTCGCTGACAATATGTACAAAATCGCGTCGGAATATAAGCTTGAAGGGGTTCAATCAATAAGCGCTGACGAACTGGAACTAGCGTCTAAACTGGTGCAGAAGCTTTCTGACAATACGTCGATGACACAATCGAAGTTAAAGGATTCAATGCATAACTTCAGCGCGTTGTATCATAGCTCTTCGCTGGGTATGCTTTTCGTGATTGAGCGTGAAATTGTCGATGCCAACCCACGAGCGTTAGAAATGCTTAATCATCAAAAGCCGGATTTGATTAAACGCCCACTCAATACCCTTTGCTCCGTTCATACTAGTGAATCCCAACTTGAAGAGATGCTGATCGAGTTAGAAAACGGCAGAACTTTGTTTGAAGCGCAACTTCTCGACGGTCATGGCGATACTATTGACTGTCTAATTGAAGCGGCACTGATTCAGCACGATGGTCAGAGTGCGATCATGTTATTAATTCAGGATATCCGGGAAACAAAGCAACAAGCGGAAAAAATTCAACAGTTGACCGACTTAGACCCTGTGTCGGGTTTCTGTAATCGCCCAGTGATAGCTGAAGCGCTTGATAAACTGGTACAAACACAACCCAACCAGTTTTCGTTCATTTTCCTCAAAAGTAAACAGCTAAAACAAATTGCAGAAGTATACGGGCACTTTGTCTTTGATGAAGCAATCCAATACATTGCAAAGATACTGAGAGAGCACTTAGGAGCTTTTCAAATTGGCCGAATCAGCGAGAACGAGTTTATAGTACTCATCCCACGAGAGGCCAATCATAGTGAAGTCATAGAGGCGACCAACCGCCTACTACACCAACTTTCTTATAAGGTGGTATTTTCTGGTATTACCGTATCACTCGATACTAAAGCAGTGATGATGGATCCGAAGATCACCCACCAGCCTCTTGAACATCTACTTTTGGCTGCGCGTCACTCAGCACAATCAATTCGTGGGCGTCAGGCTCGCGAAGTTTTCGTTACTGATGAAGCGCTATCTGTCCAAGCAGAAACCTTGAACATCATTAACCGTGATTTAGAAGAAGCAATACAACAGAACGACATCATTCCGTATTTCCAGCCAATTGTTGATGCAAAAACCGAAGAGGTGATTGGCTTTGAGTCACTTGCTCGCTGGCAACACCCGGATCTCGGCATGGTGTCACCGACCGTTTTTATTCCTATGGCTGAGCAAGGCAAATTGATTATTGAGCTTGGGGAATCCATCCTCAAGCAATCTTGTGCGTTTATTGGACAACTTAACCAAGTTCGCCATGCTAAAGGACTACCACAGCTTTCGGTTCACATTAACTTAAGTGCCCGTCATTTTTATCACTCAAGGCTTATTTCATACCTTACGACGCTGATTGATGAGTACCAAATCTCTCCAGGAAGTATTGTGCTTGAAATTACCGAAAGCATGTTAATGGGGACTGAAGCCGACTCGATTCACTGCATTAATGAGATAAAGCGCCTCGGCGTTCTACTTGCGCTGGACGATTTCGGTACTGGCTTTTCCTCATTCAGCAGTATCTGCAACTTCCCACTGGATATTGTTAAATTAGACAAGTCCTACGTTGATGAAATTGAATTTAATGACCGAGCCAAAACACTGGTACGTAACATCGTCAATATGTCGCAGGAATTAGGATTAACGATCGTTGCTGAAGGCGTAGAAACAGCAAGTCAGGTGCGTAAGCTCAAAGTCTGGAACATCAATAACCTACAAGGTTTCTATTTTTACAGACCGATGCCAATGGATGCTGTACTTAAAACGTTCTCTGGTCATCAGGTCAGCGAGTTGCTCTGATAGAGGGGAAAATGGCTCCAACTCTTTCCCCGCTCCTTGTTATCCTCTGTTCAACCGTATCGGGTTGTTCAAACTGCCATCCGATTAAATAAATCTATAACGCTGTGCTCATACTGTCCTGTTACTTGCGTATATACTTTAAATAAGCTTTTCAATAAGTCCCTGTCACTGCACTAGGAGGACTGTATGAAATGGATACGAATATGGCTATTACCGCTTGTCCTGATTGCTAGTCAGGCATTGGCTAACACGGTATGGATCGTCCCGGTTAACGGTGCTATTGGTCCCGCTATTAGCGATTACCTTTCCAGAGAAATAGAACAAGCCCAGCAGGAAAACGTCAGTTTAGTCATTTTAAGGATGGACACACCGGGCGGACTGGATAGCTCGATGAGAGACATTATTCATGCCATCACTACTTCCTCCATTCCCGTCGCAACATGGGTTGGACCATCGGGTTCTCGAGCGGCCAGTGCAGGTACTTATATTCTTCTTGCCAGCCATGTCGCAGCAATGGCAGAGGCTACAAATCTTGGCGCTGCTACCCCTGTCGCATTGGGTGGTGGGGC encodes:
- a CDS encoding EAL domain-containing protein, producing MVLSCLFIVRYFFLYSVNQLEDMEINHANQQALAVVDLMVSQQTTNSYDWAYWDETYDLFLEDPDIAGYTERNLYIETLNSLNLDMMSFVTLSGQELLSLAREKSSTLSTKAVHHPLIQQHIASMNQKSDAHPTHLSGLLKIDQSIWGLSLTPVKNSESNSASNGWLLWGRNLTSRFPGDFDSILFAQNSLIPLLSSGADNNLIRDIEKSSNSITKASLLNDIEGSPIAWVETEMKRDYYSKGNALFLYLFATVGVVASIIAMATFFIFRKKVSARFNHFADNMYKIASEYKLEGVQSISADELELASKLVQKLSDNTSMTQSKLKDSMHNFSALYHSSSLGMLFVIEREIVDANPRALEMLNHQKPDLIKRPLNTLCSVHTSESQLEEMLIELENGRTLFEAQLLDGHGDTIDCLIEAALIQHDGQSAIMLLIQDIRETKQQAEKIQQLTDLDPVSGFCNRPVIAEALDKLVQTQPNQFSFIFLKSKQLKQIAEVYGHFVFDEAIQYIAKILREHLGAFQIGRISENEFIVLIPREANHSEVIEATNRLLHQLSYKVVFSGITVSLDTKAVMMDPKITHQPLEHLLLAARHSAQSIRGRQAREVFVTDEALSVQAETLNIINRDLEEAIQQNDIIPYFQPIVDAKTEEVIGFESLARWQHPDLGMVSPTVFIPMAEQGKLIIELGESILKQSCAFIGQLNQVRHAKGLPQLSVHINLSARHFYHSRLISYLTTLIDEYQISPGSIVLEITESMLMGTEADSIHCINEIKRLGVLLALDDFGTGFSSFSSICNFPLDIVKLDKSYVDEIEFNDRAKTLVRNIVNMSQELGLTIVAEGVETASQVRKLKVWNINNLQGFYFYRPMPMDAVLKTFSGHQVSELL